One Campylobacter concisus DNA window includes the following coding sequences:
- a CDS encoding FlhB-like flagellar biosynthesis protein encodes MMQVNKKKAVALGYNRSQDNAPKVLASGAGEIANKIISLAKEHDIPIKEDPDLIEILSKVEVDQEIPPNLYKAVAEIFSFLYKITNKK; translated from the coding sequence TTGATGCAAGTAAATAAGAAAAAAGCCGTCGCTCTTGGCTACAACAGATCGCAAGATAACGCTCCAAAGGTGCTTGCAAGCGGTGCTGGCGAGATAGCAAACAAGATAATAAGTCTTGCAAAAGAGCATGACATACCGATCAAAGAGGACCCTGATCTTATTGAAATTTTAAGCAAGGTCGAGGTCGATCAAGAGATACCGCCGAATTTATATAAGGCGGTGGCTGAGATATTTAGCTTTTTATATAAGATCACAAATAAAAAGTAA
- a CDS encoding methyl-accepting chemotaxis protein, translating to MKISSKVTIMIVSSLLVLGAILVFLNIYEQNKAIEFSTKQLTETVLADKRAALSEEMDIVSNILLKIQEVYDDANETVEDQKEDIIDYLSRARFGDDKKGYFSIYTTKGVVISSPGVPEYNGLDRLEATDANGYKYIKDLMQKASENSDGAFVNFVAKSKDGSTTRKIGKGLKLSLFHEDVVLMSVVGLEGMYKEIDKISATMQNDANANTTNFIVIAVVVLIISLIVAMLYSKFSITKPLNELILRATNLSSGDGDLTRKLEVVGKDEIAKASEAINKFIEKVRVLIAEAKDISNENSSIANELSSTSVQTGRGVENSSKIVESAGKDCAEIQSYMKDSIEVAKGGKDDLQKALTYVDETLNTISNLSSEIAQTSDIENQMAGKIEQLSRDAEQVKSVLVVINDIADQTNLLALNAAIEAARAGEHGRGFAVVADEVRKLAERTQKSLTEINATINVIVQAINESSEQMSINSKQISELTGVANNAQNTIRDMSDIMRSAIGLSDKTIEDYIKTGKDIDDIVKSMEGISQISSQSTRSVEEIASAAEHLNKMTDTLNAKLGEFRT from the coding sequence ATGAAAATTTCATCAAAGGTGACGATAATGATCGTCTCGTCCCTACTGGTGCTTGGAGCCATTTTAGTCTTTCTAAACATTTACGAGCAAAACAAAGCGATAGAATTTTCTACCAAACAGCTGACTGAAACGGTCTTGGCCGATAAAAGGGCAGCTTTAAGTGAAGAGATGGATATCGTCTCAAACATTTTGCTAAAAATTCAAGAGGTCTATGACGACGCAAACGAGACCGTAGAAGATCAAAAAGAAGATATCATCGACTATCTCTCAAGGGCTAGATTTGGCGATGATAAAAAGGGATACTTTAGTATCTACACCACAAAAGGCGTGGTTATATCAAGCCCTGGAGTGCCTGAGTATAACGGCCTTGATAGACTTGAAGCAACTGATGCAAATGGCTATAAATACATAAAAGATCTCATGCAAAAAGCCTCAGAAAATAGTGATGGTGCTTTTGTAAATTTTGTGGCTAAGTCAAAAGATGGCTCAACTACCAGAAAGATAGGAAAAGGGCTAAAACTAAGCCTCTTTCATGAAGATGTAGTGCTGATGTCTGTTGTTGGTCTTGAAGGCATGTATAAAGAGATAGATAAAATTTCAGCCACTATGCAAAATGATGCCAATGCAAACACTACAAATTTCATCGTCATAGCCGTCGTAGTTTTAATCATATCACTAATAGTTGCCATGCTTTACTCTAAATTTTCTATCACAAAACCACTAAATGAGCTAATCTTGCGGGCTACAAACCTCTCAAGTGGCGATGGCGATCTAACAAGAAAACTAGAAGTCGTCGGCAAAGATGAGATAGCCAAAGCCAGCGAAGCCATAAATAAATTTATAGAAAAAGTAAGGGTTTTAATCGCAGAGGCAAAAGATATCTCAAATGAAAACAGCTCCATCGCAAACGAGCTTAGCTCAACCTCAGTCCAAACTGGCCGTGGGGTGGAAAACTCAAGCAAGATAGTTGAGAGCGCTGGGAAGGATTGCGCCGAGATACAATCATATATGAAAGATTCAATCGAAGTTGCAAAAGGCGGCAAAGATGATCTTCAAAAGGCGCTAACCTACGTTGATGAGACGCTAAATACCATCTCAAATTTATCTTCAGAGATCGCTCAGACATCTGATATAGAAAATCAAATGGCTGGCAAGATCGAGCAGCTTAGCCGTGACGCTGAGCAGGTTAAATCAGTCCTTGTGGTTATAAATGACATTGCCGATCAGACAAATTTACTTGCACTTAACGCAGCCATTGAAGCAGCACGTGCAGGAGAACACGGACGTGGCTTTGCAGTCGTTGCTGATGAAGTTAGAAAGCTAGCTGAGCGCACTCAAAAGAGCCTAACAGAGATAAACGCAACTATCAACGTCATCGTTCAAGCGATAAATGAAAGCAGCGAGCAAATGAGCATCAACTCTAAGCAAATAAGCGAGCTAACAGGCGTAGCAAACAACGCGCAAAACACCATACGAGATATGAGCGATATCATGAGATCAGCCATAGGACTATCTGATAAAACTATCGAGGACTATATAAAGACTGGCAAGGATATTGACGATATAGTAAAAAGCATGGAGGGCATAAGTCAAATTTCATCTCAAAGCACAAGAAGCGTAGAAGAGATAGCTTCAGCTGCTGAGCATCTAAACAAGATGACAGATACGCTAAATGCAAAACTTGGCGAATTTAGAACTTGA
- the gyrA gene encoding DNA gyrase subunit A: protein MKDNLLELTQDIASVDIEDSIKNSYLDYSMSVIVGRALPDARDGLKPVHRRILYAMDNLGVGSRSAYMKSARIVGEVIGKYHPHGDTAVYDALVRMAQKFSMRYPVVDGQGNFGSIDGDSAAAMRYTEARMTMLTEELLKDIDKDTVDFVPNYDDREVEPDVLPSRVPNLLLNGSSGIAVGMATNIPPHSLDELIDGLLLLLENKEATLEEVMEFIKGPDFPTGGIIFGKKGIIEAYRTGRGRVKLRAKTHIEKKPNKDVIVIDELPYQTNKARLIEQIAELVKDKQIEGISEVRDESDKDGIRVVIELKRDAMSDIVLNNLFKSTTMESTFGVIMLAINNKEPKVFNLIELLKLFLNHRKTVIIRRTIFELEKARARAHILEGLKIALDNIDEVIELIRNSADTAVAREGLMSKFNLSELQANAILDMRLSKLTGLEREKLEAELAELMAEIARLDEILKSETLLENLIKEELLEIKNKFKVPRVTEIVDDYDDIDIEDLIPNENMVVTITHRGYIKRVPSKQYEKQKRGGKGKVAVTTYDDDFIESFFTSNTHDTLMFVTDRGQLYWLKVYKIPEGSRTAKGKAVVNLIQLQPDEKIKAIIPTTDFDESKSLAFFTKNGIVKRTNLSEFKNIRSVGVRAISLDENDELVTALIAQTYDDMPVTDPENELSVETEVLEVEELQNEIDEDNANAEEDANSGDETMLFVVTKKGMCLKFKISKVRQMGRTARGVTGIKFKEPGDEVVGAAVIESNDQEILSISQKGIGKRTTADEYRLTNRGGKGVICMKLTSRTGDLVGVVMVDEEQDLMALTSSGKMIRVDMQSIRKAGRNTSGVIVVNVDGDDVVSIARCPKADDGEDEDEAPSEDMGLLE, encoded by the coding sequence ATGAAAGACAATCTACTTGAATTAACTCAAGATATCGCTTCAGTTGATATCGAAGATTCTATAAAAAATAGCTATCTTGACTACTCTATGAGCGTCATCGTCGGACGTGCTTTGCCTGACGCTAGAGACGGACTAAAGCCAGTTCATAGAAGAATTTTATACGCTATGGATAACCTCGGCGTTGGCAGCAGAAGTGCCTATATGAAGTCAGCTCGTATCGTCGGTGAAGTCATCGGTAAGTACCACCCACACGGTGATACAGCGGTTTATGACGCACTTGTTCGTATGGCTCAGAAATTTTCTATGCGTTATCCAGTCGTTGATGGACAAGGAAACTTTGGCTCGATTGATGGCGACAGCGCAGCTGCGATGCGCTATACCGAAGCTAGAATGACTATGCTTACTGAAGAGCTTTTAAAAGATATCGACAAAGATACGGTTGATTTTGTACCAAACTACGACGATAGAGAGGTTGAGCCAGATGTTTTGCCTAGCCGTGTGCCAAATTTATTATTAAACGGCTCAAGCGGTATTGCGGTCGGTATGGCGACAAATATCCCACCACACAGCCTTGATGAGCTAATAGACGGTCTTTTGCTACTTCTTGAAAACAAAGAGGCGACACTTGAAGAGGTGATGGAATTTATAAAAGGTCCAGACTTCCCAACTGGCGGTATCATCTTTGGTAAAAAAGGCATCATAGAGGCCTACCGCACAGGTCGTGGCAGGGTCAAACTAAGAGCCAAAACTCACATAGAAAAAAAGCCAAACAAAGACGTCATAGTAATCGACGAGCTACCATATCAAACAAACAAAGCAAGGCTTATCGAGCAGATCGCTGAGCTTGTAAAAGATAAGCAGATAGAGGGCATCAGCGAGGTTAGAGATGAGTCTGACAAGGACGGCATCCGCGTAGTCATCGAGCTAAAACGCGACGCGATGAGCGACATCGTGCTAAACAACCTATTTAAATCAACCACAATGGAGAGCACTTTTGGCGTTATTATGCTTGCTATTAATAACAAAGAGCCAAAGGTATTTAACCTTATCGAGCTACTTAAGCTATTTTTAAATCACAGAAAAACAGTTATCATTAGAAGGACGATATTTGAGCTTGAAAAAGCGCGCGCAAGAGCCCACATCTTAGAGGGTCTAAAGATCGCACTTGATAACATCGACGAGGTTATTGAGCTTATTAGAAATAGTGCTGATACGGCGGTTGCTAGAGAAGGCTTGATGAGTAAATTTAATCTCTCAGAGCTTCAAGCAAACGCTATCCTTGATATGCGTCTAAGCAAGCTTACAGGCCTAGAGAGAGAAAAACTAGAGGCCGAGCTAGCTGAGCTTATGGCTGAGATCGCAAGACTTGATGAAATTTTAAAAAGCGAGACATTGCTTGAAAATTTGATCAAAGAAGAGCTTCTTGAGATCAAAAATAAATTTAAAGTACCAAGAGTTACTGAGATCGTTGATGACTACGATGATATCGACATCGAAGATCTTATACCAAATGAAAATATGGTAGTAACCATAACTCACCGCGGCTACATCAAGCGTGTGCCAAGCAAGCAGTACGAGAAGCAAAAACGCGGTGGCAAGGGCAAAGTAGCGGTTACGACATACGATGATGACTTTATAGAGAGCTTCTTTACTTCAAATACCCACGACACGCTTATGTTTGTGACTGACCGCGGACAGCTATACTGGCTAAAAGTCTATAAAATCCCAGAGGGAAGCCGCACAGCAAAGGGCAAAGCGGTTGTAAATTTGATCCAGTTGCAGCCTGATGAGAAGATCAAGGCGATCATCCCAACGACTGACTTTGACGAGAGCAAATCGCTAGCATTCTTCACTAAAAATGGCATCGTAAAACGCACAAATTTAAGTGAGTTTAAAAACATCCGCTCAGTTGGCGTAAGAGCGATCAGCCTTGATGAGAACGACGAGCTAGTAACTGCACTCATCGCTCAAACATACGATGATATGCCAGTAACTGACCCTGAAAATGAGCTAAGCGTTGAGACTGAGGTGCTTGAAGTTGAAGAGCTTCAAAATGAGATCGATGAAGACAATGCAAATGCCGAAGAGGACGCAAACTCAGGCGATGAGACAATGCTGTTTGTCGTTACTAAAAAGGGTATGTGTCTTAAATTTAAGATCAGCAAAGTTCGTCAAATGGGAAGAACTGCACGCGGCGTAACTGGCATTAAATTTAAAGAGCCAGGCGATGAGGTCGTAGGCGCAGCAGTCATCGAAAGCAACGATCAAGAAATTTTAAGCATATCTCAAAAAGGTATTGGCAAGCGAACAACCGCTGATGAGTACCGCTTGACAAACCGCGGCGGCAAAGGCGTCATCTGCATGAAGCTAACAAGTAGAACAGGCGATCTAGTGGGCGTTGTGATGGTTGATGAAGAGCAAGATCTTATGGCTCTAACATCAAGCGGCAAGATGATAAGAGTAGATATGCAAAGCATCCGCAAAGCAGGACGTAACACAAGCGGCGTGATCGTCGTAAATGTAGATGGCGATGATGTTGTAAGTATCGCAAGATGCCCTAAGGCAGATGATGGCGAAGATGAGGATGAAGCACCAAGCGAAGATATGGGGCTTTTGGAATAA
- a CDS encoding CheR family methyltransferase, which produces MLFNKVDKQSEVLEAKAPSDMDGFNEFMSTIKTLCGVDLEPKRDITLQRVSIFAKNRQIKSFKDLVSMIRFDTLLRQDLLNLVTVNETYFYRELAQLKDVIYYAKELGEARILCAPCSTGDEVYSLAMLAYEFGLKQSDIQLTGIDINSEAIQACSVGSYGERSLHRLSEFQKERFFTKKDDKFFIKKEILPRCEFKILNVFDDAMFNLGKFDIVLSRNMMIYFDDTFRLKCVERLHKLLKPEGRLYAGHADLVPYTPLYTKRFSNGATYYERA; this is translated from the coding sequence ATGCTTTTTAACAAAGTGGATAAACAAAGCGAAGTTTTAGAGGCAAAAGCACCAAGCGACATGGATGGATTTAACGAATTTATGAGCACTATAAAGACGCTTTGTGGGGTCGATCTAGAGCCAAAGAGGGACATCACTCTGCAAAGAGTTAGTATATTTGCCAAAAATCGCCAGATAAAAAGCTTTAAAGATCTAGTTTCGATGATAAGATTTGACACGCTACTTAGGCAAGATCTTTTAAATTTAGTCACCGTAAATGAGACATATTTTTATAGAGAGCTAGCTCAGCTAAAAGACGTGATCTACTACGCAAAAGAGCTTGGAGAGGCTAGAATTTTATGTGCGCCTTGCTCAACTGGCGATGAGGTCTATTCGCTTGCGATGCTTGCTTATGAATTTGGCCTTAAACAAAGTGATATCCAGCTAACTGGCATCGACATAAACTCAGAAGCCATACAAGCTTGTAGCGTCGGAAGCTACGGCGAGAGGAGCTTGCACAGACTAAGCGAGTTTCAAAAGGAGAGATTTTTTACAAAAAAAGATGATAAATTTTTCATCAAAAAGGAAATTTTGCCAAGGTGTGAGTTTAAAATTTTAAATGTTTTTGACGATGCGATGTTTAATCTTGGTAAATTTGACATCGTCCTTTCAAGAAATATGATGATATATTTTGATGATACATTTAGGCTAAAGTGCGTCGAAAGGCTGCACAAGCTACTTAAACCAGAGGGCAGGCTCTACGCAGGACACGCTGATCTTGTGCCATACACCCCGCTTTACACAAAGCGTTTTTCAAACGGAGCTACATATTACGAGCGTGCTTAA
- a CDS encoding CheB methylesterase domain-containing protein produces the protein MAQKLVLIGASTGGPGHIKKLLKDINLNGAMVVIAQHMNKMFINSFVTQMGRECNINVEILSEKTNLRENIVYICDQNFEISATLPVSAKPQPEIKTIYTPNVDVLFNSGTQIAKNVNLLAILLTGIGDDGAAGLDKLYKAGAKCIAENEESAIVYGMPKRAKELNQNLKSLNLMMIRKELEEFLNAF, from the coding sequence GTGGCTCAAAAACTGGTCTTAATAGGGGCTTCTACAGGAGGCCCAGGTCATATAAAAAAACTATTAAAAGATATAAATTTAAATGGTGCGATGGTCGTCATCGCTCAGCATATGAACAAGATGTTTATAAACTCATTTGTCACGCAAATGGGCAGGGAGTGCAACATAAATGTTGAAATTTTAAGTGAAAAGACAAATTTAAGAGAAAATATCGTCTATATCTGTGATCAAAATTTTGAAATTTCAGCGACTTTGCCAGTTAGCGCAAAGCCACAACCTGAGATAAAAACGATATACACGCCAAATGTCGATGTGCTTTTTAACTCAGGCACGCAGATCGCCAAAAATGTAAATTTACTAGCAATCTTGCTAACTGGCATCGGCGATGATGGTGCAGCTGGGCTTGATAAGCTCTACAAAGCTGGCGCAAAATGCATAGCTGAAAACGAAGAGAGCGCCATAGTTTATGGCATGCCAAAGCGTGCTAAGGAGCTAAATCAAAATTTAAAATCGTTAAATTTAATGATGATAAGAAAAGAGCTTGAGGAGTTTTTAAATGCTTTTTAA